The Christiangramia flava JLT2011 region GGTTTGAAAGATCTCTTTGATCCCTTTGTTCTTTCTTCCGCGGAAGAGATACTTCCTAAATAAATAAATTAGGCTGATCCCTATGACCGGCGCAATAATGTAAAGAAAAGGAACATGTCGCAATTCTTCTATTAAAAATTCCTCAGAAAAAGCAGTGATTTTCTTGAGACTGTATCCCAGAAGGGTCGCTAAAATTCCCACCAGGATAGAACCCATCACAAGACTGTAATATCCCTTTTTAATAGTTTTCTTTTTCATAGCTCGCGCGCGCTCAACTTGAAGACCAAAATTAAAGGTAAAACTTCAGCTAAAGAAACAGGTTCTAAAAAACATTGACCTACTTAAAGAAAAATCTGTAAAATAGGACTGACCCAACTTCTGAATTTTGTATTTTATCATGGATGAATAAATAGTTAGAGCAGAAATTTAACCACCCGATTAAAACCCAGATTAATGACTAAAAATTTAAAATTGAAGACTAAACGGATTTATGAAGACCCGGCTAATAATGATGGATATAGACTCTTGGTAGACAGGATCTGGCCACGAGGGATTTCCAAAGAAAAAGCCCAGTTGGATGAATGGAATAAAGATCTGGCTCCATCCGATGATCTTCGAAAATGGTTTGGCCACCAGGAATGGAAATTTCAGGAATTCAAAGAACGTTACCGAAAGGAGTTGGAAAATTGCGAGGAGGAGCTTGAACGCCTTAGAGAAATGTCTAAGAAAAAAAGGATTTGCATCTTATATGGCGCTAAGGACAAAGAACATAACCAGGCGGTAGTTCTCAAAGAAGTCCTGGAATCTAAATAAATTTCGGTTCTGAATTTTATCTTTGAAAAAGGAATTACTTATTAAAGAGCATGAATATTTTAGTTTACGGAATCGGGGGCGTGGGAGGTTATTTTGGTGCAAAACTGGCGACTACTGAACACCATATCACTTTCATTGCAAGAGGAGCGCACATGGAAGCTATTATCAGGAATGGAATAAGCGTGAATAGCATTCTGGGTGATTTTCATTCCCATCCCAACCTGGTCACTGATGATCTTAACGAAATACAGGCTCCAGATTTGGTTATTTTTGGGGTA contains the following coding sequences:
- a CDS encoding DUF488 domain-containing protein, giving the protein MTKNLKLKTKRIYEDPANNDGYRLLVDRIWPRGISKEKAQLDEWNKDLAPSDDLRKWFGHQEWKFQEFKERYRKELENCEEELERLREMSKKKRICILYGAKDKEHNQAVVLKEVLESK